The Drechmeria coniospora strain ARSEF 6962 chromosome 02, whole genome shotgun sequence genome has a segment encoding these proteins:
- a CDS encoding aldehyde dehydrogenase: MPFPADICRNGQEICSVEAASEKDVDGAVKAARQAFQAPAWRDLTGGARGLLMHRLADLVEKNQKILATIETWDNGKPYLVSLNEDVQEVIGCVRYYAGWADKIQGQTIPTTRHKFAYTLKQPVGVCAQIIPWNYPLAMAAWKLGPALATGNTVVLKPAEQTPLSILYLADLVRQAGFPPGVVNVVNGYGGEAGRALASHPGINKIAFTGSTATGREIMKAAATGLRNITLETGGKSPLLVFADADLELAAKWACVGIMSNQGQVCTATSRLLVQSSVAAKFLQLFLAQVRSSVKIGDPFSEETTHGPQVSRTQYDKILSFVEGAKSQGAKLELGGRSARSAIGNGKGYFIEPTVFSAVSEDMDVFREEVFGPLVTVTPFETEDEAVRLANDSIYGLAAAVFSQNIERAHRVASSLEAGMVWINSSNDSEIQVPFGGVKQSGVGRELGEAGLAAYTETKAVHVNLASKL, from the coding sequence ATGCCGTTCCCGGCTGACATTTGCAGAAACGGACAGGAAATCTGCTCGGTCGAGGCAGCATCGGAaaaggacgtcgacggcgccgtcaagGCGGCTCGGCAGGCATTCCAGGCACCGGCCTGGCGTGACCTTACCGGCGGTGCCCGCGGCCTCCTCATGCACAGGCTTGCCGACCTCGTGGAGAAGAACCAAAAGATCCTGGCGACCATCGAGACGTGGGACAACGGCAAGCCCTACCTCGTCTCCCTCAACGAGGACGTGCAGGAGGTCATCGGCTGCGTCCGCTACTACGCCGGCTGGGCCGACAAGATCCAGGGCCAGACgatcccgacgacgaggcacaAGTTTGCCTACACGCTGAAGCAGCCGGTCGGCGTGTGCGCCCAGATCATCCCCTGGAACTATCccctggccatggccgcctggAAGCTCGGCCCCGCCCTGGCGACGGGCAACACCGTCGTCCTCAAGCCGGCCGAGCAGACGCCCCTCTCCATCCTCTACctggccgacctcgtccgccaAGCCGGCTTCCCGCCCGGCGTCGTCAACGTCGTCAACGGGTACGGCGGGGAGGCCGGGCGAGCGCTGGCGAGCCACCCCGGCATCAACAAGATTGCCTTTACCGGATCCACGGCCACGGGCAGGGAGATCATGaaggcggccgccaccgGTCTCCGAAACATCACGCTCGAGACGGGCGGCAAGTCTCCTCTGCTCGTctttgccgacgccgacctcgagctcgccgccaagTGGGCTTGCGTCGGCATCATGAGCAACCAGGGCCAGGTCTGCACGGCCACCTcgcgcctcctcgtccagtCGTCGGTCGCCGCCAAGTTCCTGCAGCTCTTCCTCGCCCAAGTCAGAAGCTCCGTCAAGATCGGGGACCCCTTCTCAGAGGAGACGACGCACGGTCCGCAGGTGTCGCGGACGCAGTACGACAAGATCCTGTCGTTCGTGGAAGGCGCCAAGTCCCAGGGCGCGAAGCTCGAACTCGGCGGACGGTCGGCCCGGAGCGCCATCGGCAACGGCAAGGGGTACTTTATCGAGCCGACCGTCTTTTCCGCCGTCAGCGAGGACATGGACGTCTTTCGCGAGGAGGTCTTTGGGCCTCTCGTCACCGTGACCCCCTTCGagacggaggacgaggcggtcCGGCTCGCAAACGACTCCATCTacggccttgccgccgccgtcttcagCCAGAACATCGAGCGAGCCCACCGAGTGgcctcgtcgctcgaggccggcatggTGTGGATCAACTCGTCCAACGACTCGGAGATACAAGTCCCGTTTGGAGGTGTCAAGCAAAGCGGTGTCGGCCGGGAGCTGGGCGAAGCCGGACTGGCCGCGTACACGGAGACGAAGGCGGTTCATGTAAACTTGGCGTCGAAACTGTGA
- a CDS encoding hexose transporter-like protein → MGVFKKRQKSSPPADQVSEDSRDGYKPGAALEEKITLLACVLGAVASLGGFMFGYVSGQISGFFLMNDYASRFGELQADGRYTFSAARQGTIVGMMSIGALFGALIAGKMADLIGRRLSISASAFFTCVGTAIEISSSTHWIQFALGRLVTGLSIGSLSVVVPMYQSESTPAVIRGVVVSSYQLLITLGIWTAEMVNWGTQMKDSSAAWRIPNGLTFAWALALGSGILLLPESPRYAYSRGKIEEARQTIAALSGLAPDSDGVNHQIADIQNKMDEESESTADFRWIEIFTGPRMLHRTILGITLQAGQQLTGANFFFYFGTTVFAATGISDSYVTQIILGSVNVFCTIIGLWIIKRFGRRVTLMAGAAWMMVCFLVYAFVGQFALDHNDPLLTPKAGSALVAFSCLAIAAFAVSWGPLVWTVNSELYPIRYRSACMGLATASNWFWNFMISFFTRFITDKIDYLYGLIFAGCCAALVVIVFFFVIESKDRTLEEIDTMYVRRVNAIKSSDWDTSVFQQEVRTGAGSDDEEQKGASCDGASSESR, encoded by the exons ATGGGGGTGTTTAAGAAACGCCAGAAATCCTCGCCTCCGGCCGACCAGGTTTCGGAGGACAGCAGAGATGGCTACAAGCCGGGAGCTGCGCTCGAGGAAAAGATCACTTTGCTGGCCTGTGTGCTTGGTGCAGTCGCCAGTCTTGGCGGATTCATGTTCGGATATGTCAG CGGCCAAATCTCTGGCTTCTTCCTCATGAACGACTACGCCAGCCGGTTCGGTGAACTTCAAGCCGATGGCAGGTACACCTTCAGTGCCGCACGCCAaggcaccatcgtcggcatgaTGAGCATCGGCGCTCTCTTCGGTGCCCTCATTGCCGGAAAGATGGCCGATCTGAttggccgtcgcctctcGATATCGGCCTCAGCCTTCTTCACCTgcgtcggcaccgccatcgagatatcctcgtcgacgcatTGGATCCAAtttgccctcggccgtctcgtgACCGGCCTGAGCATCGGTTCTTTGTCGGTTGTCGTGCCCATGTATCAGTCCGAGAGCACGCCGGCCGTGAtccgcggcgtcgtcgtctcgtcgtaCCAGCTCCTCATCACCCTCGGCATCtggacggccgagatggtCAACTGGGGAACCCAGATGAAGGACTCCAGCGCCGCCTGGAGAATCCCCAACGGCCTGACTTTTGCCTGGGCCTTGGCTCTGGGAAGCGGCATCCTGTTGCTTCCGGAGAGCCCGCGGTATGCCTACAGCCGCGGCAAGATCGAGGAGGCTCGACAAACCATTGCTGCCTTGTCCGGCCTCGCTCCTGATTCGGACGGCGTCAACCACCAGATCGCCGACATCCAGAACAAGATGGATGAGGAGAGCGAGAGCACGGCCGACTTCCGTTGGATCGAAATCTTCACCGGCCCGCGCATGTTGCACCGCACCATCTTGGGCATCACCCTGCAGGCCGGCCAGCAGCTGACGGGCGCCAACTTCTTCTTTTACTTTGGCACAACCGTGTTTGCGGCTACGGGGATCAGCGATAGCTATGTGACCCAGATCATCCTCGGATCCGTCAACGTCTTCTGCACCATTATCGGCTTGTGGATCATCAAGCGTTTCGGACGTCGCGTCACCCTCATGGCTGGTGCCGCGTGGATGATGGTCTGTTTCCT AGTCTACGCCTTTGTCGGCCAATTCGCCCTGGACCACAATGATCCCCTCCTCACGCCCAAGGCAGGATCGGCACTTGTTGCCTTTTCTTGCCTCGCCATtgccgcctttgccgtcaGCTGGGGACCGCTTGTGTGGACGGTCAACTCGGAGCTGTATCCTATTCGATACAGAAGCGCCTGCATGGGCCTTGCGACGGCCTCGAACTGGTTCTGGAATTT CATGATCTCCTTCTTTACGCGCTTCATCACCGACAAGATCGACTACCTGTACGGCCTCATCTTTGCCGGTTGCTgcgccgctctcgtcgtcatcgtttTCTTTTTCGTCATCGAGTCAAAGGACCGCACCCTCGAGGAGATTGATACCATGTACGTTCGTCGTGTCAATGCCATCAAGTCTAGCGACTGGGACACGAGCGTCTTTCAGCAGGAAGTACGAACCGGCGCAggaagcgacgacgaggagcaaaAAGGTGCGTCGTGTGACGGAGCAAGTTCCGAGTCCCGTTAA